In one Methylobacterium sp. SyP6R genomic region, the following are encoded:
- a CDS encoding TonB-dependent siderophore receptor, whose product MTGRLRRRKPFLPPEVPVRSPPCPAVRRRSPLFLALLAGVAPILAAGGADAQESGEAIALDTITVAGAPAFRETATGPVQGYRATRSATATKTDTALRDLPQTVNVVPREVIVDRAETRLADALFNVSNVQPGGTIQGRSDTFIIRGFRTQTYAIDGVFMNQASNFYPVQRDLADVERIEVLKGPASVLYGRGDPGGVINIVTRQPSLVPTADASIQGGSFGFRRVQGSVSGPVPGADGLAARLSVATQVDPTFRDLAGRDNSRFFAAPAITWNPSPDTRVSFIGEFTRQDTVYDEGLITRNGRVPLDNISRYYGEPFSRYNANANFGTLKIEHDFSENLTLRQVLNAQSGSFDAFASRATGLSANGLTVQRRTTAATSTYASVDSQTELVAKFDFLGLRHTALVGIEYFNGYRRAVTTQGPLASVSFFDPVPGLALPGALSLQSDLKQKNELTGLYAQDQIELGYGLQLLLGVRYDTGNQFYFSRTPTSRTIPPEQELSGISPRVGLIYRVAEPLALYASYTTSFKPQTANVLGVANPPPETGEQIEVGTRFDLSPDLSLTASVFDITRNNVSANDPVNSGFSIITGQQRSKGVEADLAGTILPGWKVIGGIGYTDARVTRDTTIPVGNRLDGAPQVSGSVWTTYQVQEGPWRGLGIGAGVTHVGSRFGDITNTYKVGAYTRVDAAVFYDLNEHARFSLNLKNLTDARYIEAPFNQFNNIPGAPFSVLATLTARM is encoded by the coding sequence CTGACCGGGCGATTACGCCGCAGGAAGCCATTCCTTCCACCCGAGGTCCCCGTGCGCTCACCCCCCTGCCCCGCGGTCCGGCGCCGGTCGCCGCTGTTCCTCGCGCTGCTCGCGGGGGTGGCGCCGATCCTCGCGGCCGGGGGAGCGGACGCGCAGGAATCCGGCGAAGCCATCGCCCTCGACACGATCACGGTGGCCGGCGCGCCGGCCTTCCGGGAGACCGCGACCGGTCCGGTTCAGGGCTACCGCGCGACCCGCAGCGCCACCGCCACCAAGACCGACACGGCGCTCCGCGACCTGCCCCAGACCGTCAACGTCGTGCCGCGCGAGGTGATCGTCGACCGTGCCGAGACGCGGCTCGCCGACGCGCTGTTCAACGTCAGCAACGTGCAGCCGGGCGGCACGATCCAGGGCCGCAGCGACACCTTCATCATCCGCGGCTTCCGGACCCAGACCTACGCCATCGACGGCGTGTTCATGAACCAGGCCAGCAACTTCTATCCGGTCCAGCGCGACCTCGCCGATGTCGAGCGGATCGAGGTGCTGAAGGGCCCGGCCTCGGTGCTGTACGGCCGCGGCGATCCGGGCGGCGTCATCAACATCGTCACCCGCCAGCCGAGCCTGGTGCCGACGGCGGATGCCAGCATCCAGGGCGGCAGCTTCGGCTTCCGGCGGGTGCAGGGCTCGGTCTCCGGCCCGGTGCCGGGCGCCGACGGGCTCGCCGCCCGCCTCAGCGTCGCGACGCAGGTCGACCCGACGTTCCGCGATCTCGCCGGCCGCGACAATTCCCGCTTCTTCGCCGCGCCCGCCATCACCTGGAACCCGAGCCCGGATACCCGGGTCTCGTTCATCGGCGAGTTCACCCGGCAGGACACGGTCTATGACGAGGGATTGATCACCCGGAACGGCCGGGTGCCGCTCGACAACATCTCGCGTTATTACGGCGAGCCGTTCTCGCGCTACAACGCCAACGCCAATTTCGGCACGCTGAAGATCGAGCACGACTTCAGCGAGAACCTGACTTTGCGCCAGGTGCTGAACGCCCAGAGCGGCAGCTTCGACGCATTCGCGTCCCGCGCCACCGGCCTCTCGGCGAACGGCCTCACGGTCCAGCGCCGCACCACCGCCGCCACCTCGACCTACGCGTCCGTCGACAGCCAGACCGAGCTGGTGGCCAAGTTCGACTTCCTGGGCCTGCGCCACACCGCACTCGTCGGCATCGAGTACTTCAACGGCTACCGGCGGGCCGTCACCACGCAGGGGCCGCTCGCCTCGGTGAGCTTCTTCGACCCGGTCCCGGGCCTGGCCCTGCCGGGGGCGCTGTCGCTGCAGAGCGACCTGAAGCAGAAGAACGAGCTGACCGGGCTCTACGCCCAGGATCAGATCGAGCTCGGCTACGGGCTGCAATTGCTGCTCGGGGTGCGCTACGACACCGGCAACCAGTTCTATTTCAGCCGCACGCCGACCTCGCGCACGATCCCGCCGGAGCAGGAACTCTCCGGCATCTCGCCGCGGGTCGGCTTGATCTACCGGGTGGCCGAGCCGCTGGCGCTCTACGCGAGCTACACGACCTCGTTCAAGCCGCAGACGGCGAACGTCCTCGGCGTCGCCAACCCGCCGCCGGAGACCGGCGAGCAGATCGAAGTCGGGACCCGCTTCGACCTCTCGCCCGACCTGAGCCTGACCGCCTCGGTGTTCGACATCACCCGCAACAACGTCTCGGCCAACGATCCAGTCAATAGCGGCTTCTCGATCATCACCGGGCAGCAGCGCTCGAAGGGCGTCGAGGCGGACCTCGCCGGCACGATCCTGCCGGGCTGGAAGGTCATCGGCGGCATCGGCTACACCGATGCCCGGGTGACGCGCGACACCACCATTCCGGTCGGCAACCGCCTCGACGGTGCGCCTCAGGTCAGCGGCAGCGTCTGGACCACCTACCAGGTCCAGGAAGGGCCCTGGCGCGGGCTCGGAATCGGTGCCGGCGTGACCCATGTCGGCTCGCGCTTCGGCGACATCACCAACACCTACAAGGTCGGTGCCTATACCCGCGTCGACGCCGCGGTCTTCTACGACCTCAACGAGCACGCCCGGTTCTCGCTGAACCTGAAGAACCTGACCGACGCCCGGTACATCGAGGCGCCGTTCAACCAGTTCAACAACATCCCGGGGGCGCCGTTCTCGGTTCTCGCGACGCTCACGGCGCGGATGTAG
- a CDS encoding BrnA antitoxin family protein, whose translation MSASKHDTLTSSGETWHDPDDAPELTDEMAERAFHYEGGRLIRRGRHAGESGRLETVSLPVELVDRFRAFGDNWEMVLDTALRQWLRRHDSLHDTE comes from the coding sequence ATGAGCGCGAGCAAGCACGATACGCTCACCTCCTCGGGTGAGACCTGGCACGACCCGGACGACGCGCCGGAACTCACCGATGAGATGGCCGAGCGCGCCTTCCACTACGAAGGCGGCAGGCTGATCCGCCGCGGCCGTCACGCCGGCGAGAGCGGTCGACTCGAAACCGTATCGCTGCCGGTCGAGCTGGTCGATCGCTTCCGTGCCTTCGGGGATAATTGGGAGATGGTTCTCGATACGGCGTTACGGCAATGGCTGAGACGGCACGACAGCCTTCATGACACTGAGTAA
- a CDS encoding BrnT family toxin: MTLVYDPAKRERTLHERGLDFARCEEVFAGRVFEVEDTRADYGEVRTLTYGRLDGRMVVVVWTDRGSDRRIISMRKANEREQARYAHLLG, from the coding sequence GTGACACTCGTCTACGACCCGGCCAAGCGGGAGCGGACCCTGCATGAGCGGGGCTTGGACTTCGCGCGTTGTGAGGAGGTATTTGCCGGCCGCGTGTTCGAGGTCGAGGATACGCGGGCAGACTACGGAGAGGTACGCACGCTGACCTATGGCCGTCTCGACGGCCGCATGGTTGTCGTCGTGTGGACCGACCGCGGAAGCGACCGGCGAATCATCAGCATGAGGAAGGCCAATGAGCGCGAGCAAGCACGATACGCTCACCTCCTCGGGTGA
- a CDS encoding glutamate synthase subunit beta: MGKVTGFLEFDRQEQKYQLAADRVRHFLEFTLPLDEHDLKKQAARCMDCGIPFCHGPTGCPVHNQIPDWNDLVFNADWEEAARNLHSTNNFPEFTGRICPAPCEEACTLNLENQPVAIKTIEQAIADKAWSMGWVVPEPAAVKTGKRVAIIGSGPAGLAAAQQLARVGHDVHVFEREPKAGGLLRYGIPDFKMEKRHIDRRVRQMEAEGVQFHYGVNVGVTRSFASLHDEFDAVLFAGGAEAPRDPGLPGQELEGVHFAMPYLVQSNRRVGHEAPTAEEPILAAGKNVVVIGGGDTASDCVGTAFRQGALSVTQLDIRPRPPEREDKLTVWPYWATKMRTSSSQAEGAEREFQAATLRIEGKKGKVKGVVCARVDEARKPVPGSEFLLPADLVFMAIGFAGPVAQGLIEESGVARDKRGNVQADDTQYRTSTDKVWVAGDMRRGQSLVVWAIREGRQAARSIDEALMGATTLPL, translated from the coding sequence ATGGGCAAGGTCACAGGCTTCCTCGAATTCGACCGGCAGGAGCAGAAGTATCAGCTCGCGGCCGACCGCGTGCGCCACTTCCTCGAATTCACCCTGCCGCTCGACGAGCACGACCTGAAGAAGCAGGCGGCGCGCTGCATGGATTGCGGCATCCCGTTCTGCCACGGCCCGACCGGCTGCCCGGTCCACAACCAGATCCCGGACTGGAACGACCTCGTCTTCAATGCGGACTGGGAGGAGGCGGCGCGCAACCTGCACTCCACCAACAACTTTCCGGAATTCACCGGCCGCATCTGCCCGGCGCCGTGCGAGGAGGCTTGCACCCTCAACCTCGAGAACCAGCCGGTCGCGATCAAGACCATCGAGCAGGCGATCGCCGACAAGGCCTGGAGCATGGGCTGGGTCGTGCCCGAGCCGGCCGCGGTGAAGACCGGCAAGCGGGTCGCGATCATCGGCTCGGGCCCGGCCGGCCTCGCAGCGGCCCAGCAGCTCGCCCGCGTCGGCCACGACGTCCACGTCTTCGAGCGCGAGCCGAAGGCCGGCGGCCTGCTCCGCTACGGCATCCCCGACTTCAAGATGGAGAAGCGCCACATCGACCGCCGGGTGCGGCAGATGGAGGCCGAGGGCGTGCAGTTCCATTACGGCGTCAATGTCGGGGTCACCCGCTCCTTCGCCAGCCTGCACGACGAGTTCGACGCCGTGCTGTTCGCCGGCGGCGCCGAGGCCCCGCGCGATCCCGGCCTGCCGGGCCAGGAGCTCGAGGGCGTGCATTTCGCCATGCCCTACCTCGTCCAGTCGAACCGCCGCGTCGGTCACGAGGCGCCCACGGCCGAGGAGCCGATCCTCGCCGCCGGCAAGAACGTCGTCGTCATCGGCGGCGGCGACACCGCGTCGGATTGCGTCGGCACCGCCTTCCGCCAGGGCGCCCTCTCGGTCACCCAGCTCGACATCCGCCCGCGCCCGCCGGAGCGCGAGGACAAGCTGACCGTGTGGCCGTACTGGGCGACCAAGATGCGCACCTCGTCGAGCCAGGCGGAGGGCGCCGAGCGCGAGTTCCAGGCCGCGACGCTGCGCATCGAGGGCAAGAAGGGCAAGGTGAAGGGCGTCGTCTGCGCCCGGGTCGACGAGGCCCGCAAGCCGGTTCCCGGCTCCGAGTTCCTGCTGCCCGCCGACCTCGTCTTCATGGCGATCGGCTTCGCCGGCCCGGTGGCCCAGGGCTTGATCGAGGAATCGGGCGTCGCCCGCGACAAGCGCGGCAACGTCCAGGCCGACGACACTCAGTACCGCACCTCGACCGACAAGGTGTGGGTCGCCGGCGACATGCGCCGCGGCCAGTCCCTGGTGGTGTGGGCGATCCGCGAGGGCCGGCAGGCCGCACGCTCGATCGACGAGGCGCTGATGGGCGCGACGACCCTGCCGCTCTGA
- a CDS encoding carboxymuconolactone decarboxylase family protein produces the protein MSRLLPACLAALLLVPGVARAEDRLPTIPPAQYSPEQKQAAEAFEATRKTPVFGPFEPLMHSPEVMSLARSMGDYLRYKPKIGTTLSELVILVNARHWTQDYEWYVHAPIAKKVGIAPETIAAIRDGRRPTGLPEDQETAYDFTAELLQNKRVSDATFARAEKLFGKPGVVDLTAVSGYYTFLAMELNVARYPLPKDGTPLPRLPE, from the coding sequence ATGTCGCGTCTGCTGCCCGCCTGCCTCGCCGCCCTCCTGCTTGTGCCCGGCGTCGCCCGTGCCGAGGACAGGCTGCCGACGATCCCGCCGGCCCAGTACAGCCCGGAGCAGAAGCAGGCCGCGGAGGCCTTCGAGGCCACCCGCAAGACCCCGGTCTTCGGGCCGTTCGAGCCGCTGATGCACTCGCCCGAGGTGATGAGCCTCGCCCGCTCGATGGGCGACTACCTGCGCTACAAGCCGAAGATCGGCACCACGCTCTCGGAACTCGTCATCCTGGTCAATGCCCGTCACTGGACGCAGGATTACGAGTGGTACGTCCACGCGCCGATCGCCAAGAAGGTCGGCATCGCGCCGGAGACCATCGCGGCGATCCGCGACGGCCGGCGCCCGACCGGCCTGCCGGAGGACCAGGAGACGGCTTACGACTTCACCGCCGAGCTGTTGCAGAACAAGCGGGTCTCGGACGCGACCTTCGCCCGGGCCGAAAAGCTCTTCGGCAAGCCGGGCGTCGTCGATCTCACGGCGGTGAGCGGCTACTACACCTTCCTGGCGATGGAGCTGAACGTCGCTCGCTATCCGCTGCCGAAGGACGGCACGCCGCTGCCGCGCCTGCCGGAGTGA
- a CDS encoding glutathione S-transferase family protein, producing MKVYGDMMSGNCLKVRYVADHLGLAYDWIPVDIMKGESRTPEYLARFPAGQVPGVEFPDRRMLAQSNAIIRYLARGSALLPDDAWTQAKIDEWLFWEQYSHEPTIAVCRFHMRYEGEPAETRDPKKVAGGEAALDRMERHLTAADWFVGSAVSIADVALFAYTQFADEGGFDLSARPAIRAWLTRCGDALPTSATVAGVA from the coding sequence GTGAAGGTCTACGGCGACATGATGTCGGGCAACTGCCTGAAGGTGCGGTACGTCGCCGATCACCTCGGGCTCGCCTATGACTGGATCCCGGTCGACATCATGAAGGGTGAGAGCCGCACGCCCGAATATCTGGCCCGCTTCCCCGCCGGCCAGGTCCCGGGCGTCGAGTTCCCGGACCGGCGGATGCTCGCCCAGTCGAACGCGATCATCCGATACCTCGCCCGCGGCTCCGCCCTGCTTCCGGACGACGCTTGGACCCAAGCGAAGATCGACGAATGGCTGTTCTGGGAACAGTACAGCCACGAGCCGACCATCGCGGTCTGCCGCTTCCACATGCGCTACGAGGGCGAACCGGCCGAGACCCGCGACCCGAAGAAGGTCGCCGGGGGCGAAGCCGCCCTCGACCGGATGGAGCGACACTTGACCGCCGCCGACTGGTTCGTCGGGAGTGCGGTCAGCATCGCGGATGTCGCACTCTTCGCCTATACGCAATTCGCCGACGAGGGCGGATTCGATCTCTCGGCCCGGCCCGCCATCCGGGCCTGGCTCACCCGCTGCGGGGATGCGCTCCCCACATCCGCCACCGTCGCCGGGGTCGCTTGA